A region of Micropterus dolomieu isolate WLL.071019.BEF.003 ecotype Adirondacks linkage group LG01, ASM2129224v1, whole genome shotgun sequence DNA encodes the following proteins:
- the ndfip2 gene encoding NEDD4 family-interacting protein 2 produces the protein MDPASRYQVLHNEDDSSEASTSEQQPCTSATAQASTSSQDQSQTQANLALAPEAGEASGSSTQGGAEAPPPPYASIDLGATAAAPETSFRSDFPVPPPYSVATSLPTYDEAEKAKAAAMATSTVEVMPRDDEFPPRDDFSDADQLRVGNDGIFMLAFFMAFLFNWIGFCLSFCLTNTIAGRYGAICGFGLSLIKWILIVRFSDYFTGYFNGQYWLWWIFLLLGLLLFFRGFVNYLKVRNMSENMATSHRTRLFFLY, from the exons ATGGACCCAGCAAGCCGATACCAAGTG TTGCACAATGAGGATGACTCTTCAGAGGCCTCGACCAGCGAGCAGCAGCCATGCACTTCTGCCACAGCCCAGGCTAGTACATCCAGCCAGGACCAGAGCCAGACCCAAGCCAACCTGGCACTAGCCCCAGAAGCAGGGGAAGCATCGGGATCAAGCACTCAGGGGGGAGCAGAGGCCCCTCCACCTCCTTACGCCTCCATTGACCTGGGAGCAACTGCTGCAGCACCCG AGACTAGTTTCCGAAGTGACTTCCCAGTGCCTCCGCCCTACAGCGTCGCCACTTCGCTGCCCACATATGACGAAGCGGAGAAGGCCAAAGCGGCCGCCATGGCTACCTCCACTGTGGAGGTGATGCCGCGG GATGATGAATTCCCACCCAGAGACGACTTCAGTGACGCGGATCAGCTTCGAGTTGGGAACGATGGAATCTTCATGTTGGCTTTTTTCA TGGCCTTCCTGTTCAACTGGATTGGGTTCTGCCTGTCCTTCTGTCTGACCAATACCATCGCAGGACGCTATGGAGCTATCTGCGGCTTCGGACTTTCCCTCATCAAGTGGATTCTTATCGTCAGG TTCTCCGACTACTTCACTGGCTACTTTAATGGTCAATACTGGCTCTGGTGGATTTTCCTGTTGCTCG GTCTCCTGCTGTTCTTCAGGGGTTTCGTCAACTACCTTAAAGTCCGCAACATGTCAGAGAATATGGCCACCTCTCATAGAACACgtctcttcttcctctactAA